One segment of Sulfurovum riftiae DNA contains the following:
- the metK gene encoding methionine adenosyltransferase gives MYLFASESVSAGHPDKCADIIADSIVDSLLQRDPDAKVATEVFISGKHIIIGGEVKTTAAVNTVFYEDIAREALRKIGYPEIGFEKGETFFPDDAEIEVYVSQQSPDITMGVVKEGDEIGAGDQGIMFGYATCEREDYMPTALSYAREIRDVLYAYALDHPETFGVDIKTEVLIDYDSKENFDNGKPQHIEKIIVAIPYSSYMEPQEVHSLVKKIITEEVKFEAGHFDVAKTVFYINNTGRYVTHSPIADSGLTGRKVVCDTYGGYAPIGGGSQSSKDYSKVDRSALYAARWLAKHIVAAGLAKKALVQLSYVIAEPRPISVTVDTQHTGLTNLKDEVLSQMIADRFPLSPRWITDKFSLDRPSKETFLYADVAAKGQVGYEEYPWEQLNELDWFRELRDRS, from the coding sequence ATGTATCTTTTTGCTTCAGAGTCCGTTTCTGCCGGACATCCTGACAAGTGTGCCGACATTATTGCTGATTCGATCGTAGACAGTCTGCTGCAGCGTGATCCCGATGCCAAGGTGGCGACCGAAGTATTCATCAGCGGAAAACACATCATCATAGGCGGAGAGGTCAAAACCACTGCAGCGGTCAATACGGTTTTTTATGAAGATATCGCCAGGGAGGCACTCAGGAAGATAGGATATCCAGAGATCGGATTTGAGAAAGGGGAGACCTTCTTTCCTGATGATGCAGAGATAGAGGTCTATGTCAGCCAGCAGTCTCCAGACATCACCATGGGAGTGGTCAAAGAGGGAGATGAAATAGGTGCGGGAGACCAGGGGATCATGTTCGGCTATGCGACCTGTGAAAGGGAAGACTATATGCCAACGGCACTCTCCTATGCCCGCGAGATCAGAGATGTGCTGTATGCCTACGCACTCGATCATCCGGAGACTTTCGGTGTGGACATCAAAACAGAAGTGCTCATCGATTACGACAGCAAGGAGAATTTTGACAATGGAAAACCCCAACATATAGAAAAGATCATCGTGGCGATCCCATATAGCAGTTATATGGAGCCACAAGAAGTACACTCACTGGTCAAAAAGATCATTACGGAAGAGGTAAAGTTCGAAGCAGGGCATTTCGATGTGGCAAAAACAGTTTTCTACATCAATAATACCGGAAGATATGTAACCCATTCACCCATTGCCGATTCGGGCCTGACCGGCAGAAAAGTAGTATGCGATACCTATGGAGGGTATGCGCCCATCGGAGGAGGGTCCCAAAGCTCCAAAGACTACAGCAAAGTGGACCGCTCGGCACTCTATGCTGCACGATGGCTGGCAAAACATATTGTCGCAGCGGGACTTGCAAAAAAGGCACTGGTACAGCTCTCCTATGTCATTGCCGAACCAAGGCCCATCTCTGTGACGGTCGACACACAGCATACTGGCCTGACCAATTTGAAAGATGAAGTGCTTTCACAAATGATCGCCGACAGGTTCCCGCTCTCCCCACGGTGGATCACAGACAAATTTTCTTTGGACCGGCCGTCAAAAGAGACTTTCCTTTATGCAGATGTTGCAGCAAAAGGGCAGGTGGGATATGAGGAGTACCCATGGGAACAACTGAATGAACTGGATTGGTTCAGAGAGCTGAGAGACAGATCCTGA
- a CDS encoding TraR/DksA family transcriptional regulator, whose translation MQKRDDLDLDKFEKILKERVAQLEDNIAQLKEELDVVGSDDGMSDLEDLAALKNISSKDNTLLQRQEDELKETLHTLAKIKNGTYGICEKTGKRIPVARLEANPIARHIVGVEE comes from the coding sequence ATGCAAAAAAGAGATGATCTTGACCTTGACAAATTTGAAAAAATATTGAAAGAGAGAGTAGCACAGCTTGAAGACAATATAGCGCAGCTCAAAGAGGAGTTGGATGTTGTAGGCAGCGATGACGGCATGAGTGACCTTGAAGACCTTGCTGCACTTAAAAACATAAGCTCCAAAGACAATACCCTTTTGCAGCGGCAGGAAGATGAACTCAAAGAGACACTACATACACTTGCAAAAATAAAGAACGGAACGTATGGTATATGTGAAAAAACCGGTAAACGCATACCTGTTGCAAGGCTTGAGGCCAATCCTATAGCAAGACATATCGTGGGAGTAGAGGAGTAG
- a CDS encoding NUDIX domain-containing protein, whose product MGIETPFVAVDGIVMLYDRNEAFKGIVLIERKNPPLGIALPGGFVDIGESCESALVREMKEEISLDVEIIRLLGVYSDPKRDPRFHTVSAVYICKAYGEPKAADDAKKCFVYPPDEIPMEKLVFDHAKIIKDFMATRYQST is encoded by the coding sequence GTGGGCATTGAAACACCCTTTGTCGCGGTCGATGGCATTGTCATGTTGTATGACCGTAATGAAGCGTTTAAAGGGATCGTCCTCATAGAACGCAAAAACCCGCCGCTTGGCATTGCCCTGCCCGGAGGATTTGTAGATATTGGGGAGAGTTGTGAAAGTGCCCTTGTACGGGAGATGAAAGAGGAGATATCTCTGGATGTGGAGATCATCAGACTGCTCGGTGTCTATTCGGACCCCAAAAGGGATCCGAGGTTCCATACGGTATCGGCAGTCTATATCTGCAAAGCGTACGGAGAACCCAAAGCAGCCGATGATGCAAAGAAATGTTTCGTCTACCCTCCGGATGAAATACCGATGGAGAAGCTTGTATTTGATCATGCAAAGATCATAAAAGATTTTATGGCAACAAGATATCAATCTACGTAG